Proteins found in one Halobaculum sp. MBLA0147 genomic segment:
- a CDS encoding uracil-DNA glycosylase family protein, whose protein sequence is MDADQRDLANPFGMDTDCRNCPALAECRERVVHGYGDVGGEFLVLGESPSAGAEATGVPFTGDAAGRRLQSLLGELGLSRSPPDADEPELQNVFCTYLTRCRHPERAATDEEVRACEPFLNAEVRMINPEIILPVGQRALEALAVAYTTRSPESFDVATEHATTIRGRGFELVPAKPFAEQTEAETDALREHLLENVLARDYRQTKGRRER, encoded by the coding sequence GTGGACGCCGACCAGCGCGACCTCGCGAACCCGTTCGGGATGGACACGGACTGTCGCAACTGCCCCGCTCTGGCGGAGTGTCGAGAGCGGGTGGTCCACGGCTACGGCGACGTGGGCGGGGAGTTCCTGGTACTCGGCGAGTCACCCTCGGCGGGGGCCGAGGCGACCGGGGTCCCGTTCACGGGTGACGCTGCCGGGCGACGACTCCAGTCGCTGTTGGGAGAGCTGGGACTGTCGCGGTCGCCGCCGGACGCGGACGAACCGGAGCTCCAGAACGTCTTCTGTACGTACCTGACGCGGTGCCGTCACCCGGAGCGGGCGGCGACGGACGAGGAGGTACGGGCGTGTGAGCCGTTCCTCAACGCGGAGGTGCGGATGATCAACCCCGAGATCATCCTCCCCGTCGGCCAGCGGGCGCTGGAGGCGTTGGCAGTCGCGTACACCACGCGCAGTCCGGAGAGCTTCGACGTAGCGACCGAACACGCGACGACGATCCGCGGCCGTGGGTTCGAACTCGTCCCGGCGAAGCCGTTCGCCGAGCAGACGGAGGCGGAGACGGACGCGCTCCGAGAGCACCTGCTGGAGAACGTCCTCGCCCGCGACTATCGACAGACGAAGGGACGCCGCGAGCGGTGA
- a CDS encoding AMP-binding protein, producing MTDRSDETDRSAAGDETEAMSDGDGTETPSAGDETETPSVASTATTVGDLVARDRRRPAPALHATTRDRTYSYFDLCNTAAKAGNVLRHVGVRPGDTVAVDPTAHPESVLTALGAGLIGATVTFDPAVGEHGDARALVVHTDREEAVTAPPGTSLVVFGAQPTTEGATHWETEVWSENPMAPPAPTGTDDPAVAVADETVSHRTLLATAGEPAPDPDTAVVLATGRLDATTYGAGVIAPLAAGGVAVVTPAGDGEEDGGRDTNDATRDSAGDTDDPAGSLTADGDDSTGSLTDDGSPSVADAVAAAAGLAGVERVHVVGGTETGVGDGADGFGVPVERVTVDE from the coding sequence GTGACTGACCGGAGCGACGAGACGGATCGATCCGCGGCCGGCGACGAGACGGAGGCGATGTCGGACGGTGACGGGACGGAGACGCCGTCGGCCGGCGACGAGACGGAGACGCCGTCGGTCGCGTCGACGGCGACGACGGTCGGCGACCTCGTCGCGCGGGACCGGCGACGACCCGCCCCGGCACTCCACGCGACGACCCGCGACCGGACGTACAGCTACTTCGACCTGTGTAACACCGCGGCGAAGGCCGGCAACGTGCTCCGCCACGTCGGCGTCCGGCCGGGCGACACCGTCGCCGTCGACCCCACGGCGCACCCGGAGTCCGTGTTGACGGCACTCGGTGCCGGACTGATCGGCGCGACCGTGACCTTCGACCCGGCAGTCGGCGAGCACGGCGACGCACGAGCACTCGTGGTCCACACCGACCGCGAGGAGGCCGTGACCGCTCCGCCGGGAACGAGTCTCGTCGTGTTCGGTGCCCAGCCGACCACCGAGGGTGCCACACACTGGGAGACGGAGGTGTGGAGCGAGAACCCGATGGCACCACCCGCGCCGACGGGGACCGACGATCCGGCGGTGGCCGTCGCCGACGAGACGGTCTCACACCGGACGCTGCTGGCGACGGCCGGCGAGCCGGCGCCGGACCCGGACACGGCCGTGGTGCTCGCGACGGGTCGACTGGACGCGACGACGTACGGCGCCGGCGTGATCGCACCGCTCGCCGCGGGTGGTGTCGCAGTCGTGACACCCGCCGGTGATGGCGAGGAAGACGGAGGTAGAGACACGAACGACGCGACGAGGGATTCTGCAGGAGACACCGACGACCCGGCAGGGAGTCTCACAGCGGACGGCGACGACTCGACGGGGAGTCTCACGGACGACGGCTCCCCGTCCGTCGCGGACGCGGTCGCCGCGGCAGCCGGCCTGGCGGGTGTCGAACGGGTCCACGTCGTCGGCGGGACCGAGACGGGTGTCGGAGACGGGGCGGACGGCTTCGGAGTGCCGGTCGAGCGTGTGACCGTCGACGAGTGA
- a CDS encoding phytoene/squalene synthase family protein, producing MSEDVARPAADDPDADLDWCHDAVQGVSRTFALTVDVLDEPMSSYICLGYLVCRVADTVEDADHLPPADQAALLETYDAVLDPTDETTADEFRAAVDEYVPAATERSDDWETVAEVERVIATFESLPEDVREAITPPARELVGGMAEFVRRYADDGGLRIDDEAELEEYCYYAAGTVGNLITNLVTRGDHLPEERVETLYDTAEEFGLLLQLVNVAKDVHDDFTEENNVYLPASWLAEEGVTQEAVTAPENQTAVGRVVGRTATFARTFLDDAQTYLEHVPLVDGNTLEAWAIPFLLAVGTLRELSAAPERAVDGRGVKVSREEVFAVVAATSEHGRESLPEFRERIAERPFHRTAPTAD from the coding sequence ATGTCAGAGGATGTTGCTCGGCCGGCCGCAGACGATCCCGACGCCGATCTGGACTGGTGTCACGACGCGGTCCAGGGGGTCTCGCGGACGTTCGCGTTGACCGTGGACGTACTCGACGAACCGATGTCGTCGTACATCTGTCTCGGCTACCTCGTCTGTCGTGTCGCGGACACGGTCGAGGACGCGGACCACCTCCCGCCGGCCGACCAGGCGGCGTTGCTGGAGACGTACGACGCCGTCTTGGACCCGACCGACGAGACGACGGCCGACGAGTTCCGCGCCGCGGTCGACGAGTACGTCCCCGCCGCGACCGAGCGGTCCGACGACTGGGAGACCGTCGCGGAGGTCGAGCGTGTGATCGCGACCTTCGAGTCGCTGCCCGAGGACGTTCGCGAGGCGATCACCCCACCGGCACGGGAGTTGGTCGGCGGGATGGCGGAGTTCGTCCGCCGGTACGCCGACGACGGCGGGTTGCGGATCGACGACGAGGCGGAGTTGGAGGAGTACTGTTACTACGCCGCCGGCACCGTCGGCAACCTCATCACCAACTTGGTCACGCGTGGGGACCACCTCCCCGAGGAGCGCGTCGAGACGCTGTACGACACGGCCGAGGAGTTCGGGCTCCTCTTGCAGTTGGTCAACGTCGCCAAAGACGTCCACGACGACTTCACGGAGGAGAACAACGTCTACCTCCCCGCGAGTTGGCTCGCGGAGGAGGGGGTCACTCAGGAGGCGGTCACCGCACCGGAGAACCAGACTGCCGTCGGGCGGGTCGTCGGGCGGACGGCGACGTTCGCGCGGACGTTCCTGGACGACGCGCAGACGTACCTCGAACACGTCCCGTTGGTGGACGGGAACACGCTGGAGGCGTGGGCGATCCCCTTCCTGCTGGCGGTGGGGACGCTCCGGGAACTGTCGGCGGCACCGGAACGCGCCGTCGACGGCCGCGGTGTGAAGGTGAGTCGCGAGGAGGTGTTCGCGGTCGTCGCCGCCACCTCCGAACACGGGCGGGAGTCGCTCCCCGAGTTCCGCGAGCGGATCGCCGAGCGCCCGTTCCACCGCACCGCGCCGACGGCCGACTGA